Within the Glycine soja cultivar W05 chromosome 3, ASM419377v2, whole genome shotgun sequence genome, the region ttatattatttgtctctcatttattttgatgttttgacaatttgtttttcattctattttgattgtcattttataatatcaataaaatgttaaatattttttcctattaTATCTTTAGCCATTTATTATTaagtaagaaaagtaaagaaatatatatgataaaatccaattaatataaataataataaaagactcaagacataaaaaaaacttaattatacattttccttcttattttttacaattttacgaATGCCATCTAATTATTTTACTAACACATTTTGTgacacattttaaaattttgtatatttttcatgTCATTAGTTGGTCGGCTAACGTGTTAAATTATTGTTGATGTTAACATAATAACTAATGGGATGCTTGATGTGACAAGAGAGTTAAATTacacattttgttttttatgtttatttattttttcatattttatcacCTAATTGTTTTCGCTCTTCTTCCCATTCACTTTCAAAATTCTACAAATGGTGCTATGTGTGTATCTAAACAAATGGTGAGAAAATTCACAAGTGTCAATTTGAGTTTTTCCgtgtatttttttcatcagtaaaaattaaagagagataatttttttacaataattcgCAGATCTTCCACAATCAATTAAGTTTGAtccttatagtttttttttgtcatgaagGCTAAATTAACATTGATATTGCAGTGCCCTTCGGGTTCCTCTCCAAGGTACCATGCAATGCTTTCacgatttaaaatattttactattgAGTCTAACCCCCTAGAGCCTAGAAGCATTTGTTTTATGATACCGTGCGACTCGTGAGGAGCATCATTTTCGTCCCTGTAATTTGGACCATCcttttggatagagaatttaaTTCATCAACGTTTTGTCTTTTTGGAAGAAAACTTATAAATAACTTGGTATAGAGAATTTAATTCATCAACTAATTGTCTTGCCAAAATGTGTTCAAATTGCATTGAGAAAATGAACAAAGGAGAAGTAATTTGGtatgtatttataaataataggtGCTTTGactgtttcttttttgttacaataccattaaaaagaattgaatctaaaatcttataaaaattattcaggACTCTCTCACGTCTTTGACAACCCATTAATTAGTGTGTGATTTGTTgtatgcaaaaattattttcaatatagtGTGTGATCGGATGTCTAAACAATAACAGGTGtacattttaatgttaaaaGAATCGAAGGATTAACgttatataaacaattttttttaatgtatatatcTTCATCTTGTAATCGGAGAGCAAATTTTCTGATATAATATAGGAGTCTTTGAACTCAAGTTGTATAAACTATAATCCTTATTGTTCTTATTCATCTTCATATTTGTTTGTTCCTGAATACATAAGGTAGGATGAGCATGGATGTTTGTTGTTTATACTTCAAAGTTAAAGTCCAACAAGGTTGATTTCGATggtaaaaataagatttatatcTCCCAAAGACATGAGTTCAAATTCTTTTGTTGATacgagaatttttttaatagatattttataagtatttttataaatgattttaagTTTTAGAGCATGTTTGGTTCCTAGTCAATGATTCACattttataacaaatttaagTCCAAATTTGACAAATAAGTAGAAGCCAGTATTTTTAGCTTCAAAGTTGATGCACACGTCAAGTGAATTGAACGTCTAATcaaatactatattttttttaaagttaatgtAAGATCTATAAAGGATGTGTATGCATCTCAATTATATATGTTGGCACCCATACAAATCCACCAAGAGATTAcatcaaataacataaaaaagagtaaaaaaggaTGAACAAATTAGAGGGAAGACTAGGTCAAAACCCAAGAACCAAACACGCTATTAAAGTTAATCCTAACCTTAGTAAATTCCAAATATTCAAaccatctaaattttttttataaaaataaaataaattcaaagccAAAGAATTATTTATGCgttctcttattttatttcttttttgtttttttggctgcaataaaataaaatcctaatACATACGTTCCACTTTAGTTCAGAGACTTTTACGAAAAGGatgcaaattttttttcaattttttgataTGGGTCGATTTCAAATGATTATGGAAGATGGGATAAGTTTATTACAACAGTGATAAAATTTGTtatgacttatttttttatttttttaactgaagtcatattcagttaaattttttttatttacaattttaaaattgtagttttactttcaatttttttaaaaaaatttcaaataattttatttatttaattattaaataaatatttttaattttacttgttatgaattttatttaatatcttgtatatatttttatatggttttatttaatatgtaatatatatttttaatattttttatttaaaatattttatatagttttttaatattattttatttaatatattttgtttatttaaaatttagataatttttaataatattattgaatttgatttgtaaaaactaacataatgttatttaatatattttttattttaaaaagtaaaattttaaaaaaaatattaaaatattttattactagTATTAACTTATactttatgaaataatattatttattttgtataaaataatttacaattaataatatctaataatttagtaataaaatagttgttaaattaaaaataacataatacattaatataaaatgaaaaatacaaattaaagagaaatataaaaagaaaaaactatattatatttatttaataattaaataaataaatttattttcaattttaaaaaaaatgagcaaaacaaaaaaaatacaaataaataaaaaattctaaaacaaaaaaaatttaaaggtaaaaaaataaataaattatttacaatttcaaagttgtaagataaaaaaaatatataactttaatgtatttacaatttataattaaaaaaataataacacctgttaaaaaaattataatcataaaaaaatttacaattttaattaaaaaaacgataaattgtaataaatattataacttgTGGCTCAAAAGTTATAACATCCAttacaactaattttattttcaataataatttaaaattcaaccgaaattaaatttacacctttttttaaaattccccCTATTTCACGTGCAAAGCACTGTCCATTTTGTATCTTCCTTCACCCCTCAAACTCAAAGGGCCTTTAAAAGCTCAAAAATACTCCTCAATAGCATGCAACTTGGCATTTTTCGGGGCACccacataaaaatattttgcatgTGTTTGCCTGAGGGAGAGAGAGGCATGGCACTAGAAGCAGTAGTGTATCCCCAACCACAGGACCCGTTTGGCCATGGAATCAAAGACCCTTCTTACAACTACAACAACTTGTTAGAAGGTGGTGGAGGCAATTGGGGCTATGCAGATTTCAACCTTGAAAAAGAAGACCGAACTTGTGTCCCTTTTCTTGCGAACCAAACAGAGAATTATCCTTATGGAGAATGGAACTGTTCTCCTTCTCCACCATCCATGTTGCCTCAATTGAATATTGCATCAAATCCTCAATCTTCAGAAACCAGCAACACACAGAACAACTTAGATAGTTCAGTTTCCACCCCTGCTCGTCCCAAAAGGCGCAGGACCAAAAGCAGAAAGAATAAGGAAGAGATTGAGAACCAGAGAATGACTCACATTGCTGTAGAGCGCAACAGAAGGAAGCAAATGAACGAGTATCTCTCTGTTCTTCGCTCTCTAATGCCTGAATCTTACGTCCAAAGGGTACTTCAATTTTACATTTCCTCCACCAAAACATGCTTCTAATTTTCACTGTCTTCAAAGGGAAATCTGCAATTTAATGTCTTCGGGTTTCTATCATGTGTAATTTATTCatgttgtgtaaaaaaaaaatgcatatttcACTCTCTAATGTtacttaaaataagtaaaattactTTTCCATAACTAATTTGCAGCTAATTAGTTAAGAATTAGTCAAACAAATTAGGATCCAAATACCCCTCTTAAACATCATTGCTAAATTACATGTGGCACAAACTTGAAGCTACtaatttgcattattttttacttcttgaaacgggtttaatttttctaaaaaaaaagagaaagaaacgggtataattgattgttttctaatttaattctttGAGGAATGCAGGGTGATCAAGCATCTATAATTGGTGGTGCTATCAACTTTGTTAAGGAGCTTGAGCAGAGGCTGCAAtttcttggtgctcagaaagaGAAAGAAGCGAAATCTGATGTCCTCTTTTCTGAGTTCTTCTCCTTTCCACAGTACTCAACAAGTGCCAGTGGTGGCTGTGACAATTCTACAGCCATGAGTGAGCAAAAGAGTGAGGCTCAGTCGGGCATTGCTGACATAGAAGTGACAATGGTTGAGAGCCATGCAAATCTCAAAATAAGATCCAAGAAACGGCCAAAGCAGCTCTTGAAAATTGTCTCCAGTTTGCATGGCATGCGTCTCACAATCTTGCACCTAAATGTTACCACAACAGGGGAAATTGTCCTCTATTCTCTTAGCGTTAAGgtttgtgttaccttaactttctCTTGTTCTTTTCTTTCCCAATATACattaaggttttaaattgtggtcgAGTTGCCTTTACAATTTTGATGCAATTCTTGATATCGTGAGAAATTACGACAAGATCAAAATAATTCTATAAACATTGATGTTATAATCAAAATCGTGATCGCCAACTGTTTTCTAAAACCTAAGTATAATACATGTCTTTGTAAGCAATGAAAAGTGTATATAGtttgaaatttttcttttaggTGGAAGAAGATTGCAAGCTAGGATCAGTGGATGAAATAGCTGCAGCGGTGTACCAAATTCTGGATAGGATTCAACAAGAGACAATCTCGAATTAAGATCTGAAGTTGAGCTAATTTGGCCCAATTTTTTTAACCTGATCAAGAAGACcttattatatttctttctctttttttcaagTTGTACCTAATTATTGAAACGGCTGTGGATCCTGTTGTTATAATCTACTGAAGCGCCTTGATCGATGTGGGGGTCCTTGGAGGCAGTTTTTGGTTTATTCCTACTTACATTGTCTTTCTAGCTACCTCTATTTTttatccctctctctctctctctctctgtactTTGGGTGGAGAAGGTTGTAGTGTATATTGTATTGTGCTTGAGACACATTCAAGTGCTCTCAGCCAATTCTGTCTACCTTGCTTTAACAGTGGTAGGCCATTTCAATCTCAAACACTAGCCAATTTGTCAAGCCAAAATGCAGAATATCTCAAAGTCACTTTGAGTGAAAAAGATAGCCAAAGATATCAGGAGATTCACACATACTGTTAACTGTTTAGTCCATATTatttttctcccttttctttGGTTGTTACAAATTTTACTGCTAACCACTACcagttaaaatgaaaaaaaaatatattacataaagAAAAACCGAATCTTATATTTGTTATTATCTCTTCATGGACAATAGCTGGAATAAGATAAACATCAATTAAGATTCATTAATAAGAGATCTGCTTCTCTTTTATTGCAAGGAATAAAATAGACATACGATTCTGATTTCTGAAGATTCTTCAAAATTCCTAATGTTATCTAATTATAATCTGCTATGCGAAATGTTATCATTTATCAGAGTTTCTATTCTGAATTTATGATGATTTGACTcaaacattatattatattgcTCTAGTAGATTCTGTAAAATTGATTAAATGAAAAACAATTGTGCATTGATTATATTATGGAGAAGAAAAACTGTTATGGACTTGCAGCGAAAGGAAGAAGACCCGTGTGCTCTACATGTGGAACTGTGTATTAGATGGGAACGTTACGTTGCGTTGCGGACCACAGGTTAAGAGCTTAATTTTCTCTGCATGGGTCGATTTTTTCATGTTTCACACTGAACGAAGAACGGTCCATCCTTATCATCATTAGGAAGCTGACTAAACTGATGAATCCAGGAATCTACAGATAAATTCATGCATCtatatttcaatattaaataattgagatcaattacattttatttttatttgttatgtgtCTTTAAAATGTAGTATTatcca harbors:
- the LOC114407626 gene encoding transcription factor bHLH94-like, which gives rise to MQLGIFRGTHIKIFCMCLPEGERGMALEAVVYPQPQDPFGHGIKDPSYNYNNLLEGGGGNWGYADFNLEKEDRTCVPFLANQTENYPYGEWNCSPSPPSMLPQLNIASNPQSSETSNTQNNLDSSVSTPARPKRRRTKSRKNKEEIENQRMTHIAVERNRRKQMNEYLSVLRSLMPESYVQRGDQASIIGGAINFVKELEQRLQFLGAQKEKEAKSDVLFSEFFSFPQYSTSASGGCDNSTAMSEQKSEAQSGIADIEVTMVESHANLKIRSKKRPKQLLKIVSSLHGMRLTILHLNVTTTGEIVLYSLSVKVEEDCKLGSVDEIAAAVYQILDRIQQETISN